Proteins encoded in a region of the Takifugu flavidus isolate HTHZ2018 chromosome 8, ASM371156v2, whole genome shotgun sequence genome:
- the bhlhe23 gene encoding class E basic helix-loop-helix protein 23: MRAARGRAQSTELLNACRSSATDSQPQRKRSEGREKVQEKSLRGLREYRIQFPPRRDTIVGRKESVPGRNLLWKRKMNASEENLLKSISNDTLLDLTQRYGQSAFGFGAGHGTGSPGRFPLTPATDFHSGQTAKSNESGGEHTSDDEDGFDSLDSRKRGSSFGDDKPGGGLAKKSKEQRSLRLSINARERRRMHDLNDALDGLRAVIPYAHSPSVRKLSKIATLLLAKNYILMQAQALEEMRRLVAYLNQGQNITSPIPTALAPFGQAAVYPFSGSALSTCAEKCTTYSGTPSTLFKHCNDKP, translated from the coding sequence ATGCGCGCAGCGAGGGGGCGCGCGCAGAGCACAGAGCTGCTGAACGCATGTAGGAGCTCAGCCACAGACTCTCAGCCTCAGAGGAAACGCagcgaggggagagagaaagtgcAAGAAAAGTCATTGAGAGGATTGCGTGAGTACAGAATACAGTTCCCCCCAAGAAGAGACACGATAGTGGGAAGAAAGGAAAGTGTTCCTGGACGGAATCTGCTCTGGAAGAGAAAGATGAACGCCAGCGAAGAGAACCTGCTCAAGTCCATCAGCAACGACACGCTCCTCGACCTGACGCAGCGCTACGGCCAATCAGCCTTCGGCTTCGGCGCTGGCCATGGGACTGGAAGCCCCGGCCGCTTCCCGCTCACGCCGGCCACCGACTTTCACTCCGGACAGACCGCAAAGTCCAACGAGAGCGGCGGGGAACACACCAGCGACGACGAGGACGGCTTCGACTCGCTGGACTCCAGGAAGCGAGGCTCCTCGTTTGGGGACGACAAGCCCGGAGGGGGACTCGCCAAGAAGTCCAAGGAGCAGCGCTCCCTGCGGCTCAGCATCAATGCccgggagaggaggaggatgcacgaCCTGAACGACGCGCTGGACGGCCTGCGCGCAGTTATCCCATATGCCCACAGCCCCTCGGTGAGAAAACTCTCCAAAATCGCCACTCTCCTCCTGGCCAAGAACTACATCCTCATGCAGGCTCAAGCCCTGGAAGAGATGAGGCGGCTGGTGGCGTATCTGAACCAGGGACAGAACATAACCTCACCCATCCCCACCGCCCTGGCGCCCTTTGGACAAGCCGCCGTCTACCCGTTCTCGGGCTCCGCACTTTCCACCTGCGCCGAGAAGTGCACGACTTATTCCGGGACACCGTCGACCCTCTTCAAACACTGCAACGACAAGCCTTGA